In Natrononativus amylolyticus, a single window of DNA contains:
- a CDS encoding enoyl-CoA hydratase/isomerase family protein, producing the protein MSESRLAERADEYGVLSVSVGEHAERVATVAIDRPDARNAMNGQVRAELKDAIATAEADDDVRVLVLTGGDGTGAFIAGADVTDFRERGPVEQREASRRPRVYETIDDATLPVIARINGHALGGGCEVAQACDVRIAQRGVKIGQPEINLGIMPGGGGTQRLARLVGEGQAMRLILSGELIDTEEAHEIGLVDVLCEEDDLDEEVYGLARSMAEKSPVALELAKDAIKASSRMGLEQGIDYEAELFVQLFATDDKNEGIDAFLEGREPEFTGS; encoded by the coding sequence GTGAGTGAGAGCCGTCTCGCGGAGCGTGCGGACGAGTACGGGGTGCTGTCCGTGTCCGTCGGCGAACACGCCGAGCGAGTCGCGACGGTGGCGATCGACCGCCCGGACGCTCGCAACGCGATGAACGGACAGGTGCGAGCGGAGTTAAAAGACGCCATCGCGACGGCAGAGGCGGACGACGACGTGCGCGTGCTCGTGCTCACCGGTGGCGACGGCACAGGGGCGTTCATCGCCGGCGCGGACGTCACTGACTTTCGCGAGCGCGGGCCGGTCGAGCAGCGAGAGGCCAGCCGGCGGCCGCGGGTCTACGAAACCATCGACGACGCGACGCTGCCGGTGATCGCACGAATCAACGGCCACGCCTTAGGTGGCGGCTGCGAGGTCGCACAGGCCTGCGACGTCCGGATCGCCCAGCGGGGCGTCAAGATCGGCCAGCCCGAGATCAACCTCGGCATCATGCCCGGCGGCGGCGGCACCCAGCGCCTCGCCCGCCTCGTCGGGGAGGGGCAGGCGATGCGGCTGATCCTCTCCGGAGAGCTCATCGACACCGAGGAAGCCCACGAGATCGGGCTCGTCGACGTGCTCTGTGAGGAGGACGATCTCGACGAGGAGGTCTACGGGCTCGCACGCTCGATGGCCGAGAAAAGTCCTGTGGCCCTCGAGCTCGCCAAGGACGCCATCAAGGCGAGTTCGCGGATGGGGTTAGAGCAGGGGATCGACTACGAGGCGGAGCTGTTCGTCCAGTTGTTCGCGACCGACGACAAGAACGAGGGGATCGACGCCTTCCTCGAGGGGCGAGAGCCGGAGTTCACGGGGTCGTAA
- a CDS encoding DUF4013 domain-containing protein, producing MLAEAIGYLKSSDDVWKTSVIGGLLLAFGFLLIPLFVVWGYVVRVVDRTAHDDEEAPVFEDWGEMTVEGAKAFAILLVYALVPLVVGSVIVGGVWAATGGAPGAVGGAIMALGGLLTVALLIAAAYVGPAAIAHFAEERRFGDGFDFETLRPVLSSGTYATRWLLSLAVIVVAAAVSGALNAIPIVGIFLGAVVSFYALVTAYYIIGHAWADARPVSLEDRGDFPREKPAV from the coding sequence ATGTTAGCAGAAGCAATCGGATACCTGAAATCGAGTGACGACGTCTGGAAGACGAGTGTTATCGGGGGGCTGCTCCTGGCCTTCGGCTTTCTACTGATTCCGCTCTTCGTCGTCTGGGGCTACGTCGTCCGGGTCGTCGACCGGACCGCCCACGACGACGAGGAGGCGCCGGTGTTCGAGGACTGGGGCGAGATGACGGTCGAGGGAGCGAAGGCGTTCGCCATCCTCCTCGTCTACGCGCTCGTACCGCTCGTCGTCGGCTCGGTGATCGTCGGCGGCGTCTGGGCCGCGACCGGCGGCGCGCCCGGCGCAGTCGGCGGTGCGATCATGGCCCTCGGCGGGTTGCTCACCGTCGCCTTGCTCATCGCAGCGGCGTACGTCGGCCCGGCGGCGATCGCTCACTTCGCCGAGGAGCGGCGGTTCGGCGACGGGTTCGACTTCGAAACCCTCCGGCCGGTGCTCTCGAGTGGCACCTACGCGACCCGGTGGCTGCTCTCGCTCGCCGTCATCGTCGTCGCCGCGGCCGTCTCGGGCGCGCTCAACGCGATTCCGATCGTCGGGATCTTCCTGGGCGCGGTCGTCTCGTTCTACGCGCTCGTGACGGCCTACTACATCATCGGCCACGCCTGGGCCGACGCGCGGCCGGTTTCCCTCGAGGACCGCGGCGACTTCCCGCGCGAGAAGCCGGCGGTCTGA
- a CDS encoding chorismate mutase: MTRDERDTDRDETGREPDEMDLDELRDEIQEIDSDLVELIARRTYVADTIAQVKEAEGLPTTDEQQEERVMERAGANADRFDVDANLVKAIFRLLIELNKVHQRENR; encoded by the coding sequence ATGACACGGGACGAACGCGACACCGACCGAGACGAGACGGGCCGAGAACCGGACGAGATGGACCTAGACGAGCTTCGAGACGAGATACAGGAGATCGACAGCGATCTCGTCGAACTCATCGCACGGCGGACGTACGTCGCCGACACGATCGCGCAGGTCAAGGAAGCCGAAGGGCTGCCGACGACGGACGAACAACAAGAAGAGCGCGTCATGGAGCGGGCGGGAGCGAACGCGGATCGGTTCGACGTCGACGCAAACCTCGTCAAGGCGATTTTCCGGCTGTTGATCGAACTGAACAAGGTTCATCAACGGGAAAATCGATAG
- a CDS encoding AbrB/MazE/SpoVT family DNA-binding domain-containing protein: MSTETDRQGRLYIPKDVREKYGEKYHIVTYEDRIELIPVADDPLAAVREAAGELRDASIEDVRDDVEAEAKTQARQKDTDR, from the coding sequence ATGTCAACCGAGACGGACCGGCAAGGCCGGCTGTACATCCCGAAAGACGTGCGAGAAAAGTACGGTGAGAAGTACCATATCGTAACGTACGAAGACAGAATCGAACTGATCCCGGTCGCAGACGACCCGCTTGCCGCCGTTCGCGAGGCGGCAGGTGAGCTCCGCGACGCGTCGATCGAAGACGTTCGAGACGACGTCGAAGCGGAAGCCAAAACCCAGGCCCGACAGAAGGACACCGATAGATGA
- a CDS encoding shikimate kinase, with protein sequence MNGQAAAPAAGTVLNALATGTGSAFAIDLETTAAVELVDDGEVTAEIAGHPDADTALVERCVERTLERYAADAGLAETAVGADVRTESEVPMASGLKSSSAAANATVLATLDALEIADAVEPVDACRLGVQAARDAGVTATGAFDDASASMLGGVTVTDNTADELLARERVEWEALIYTPPERSFSADADVSACERIAPLAELIAELALEGRYGEAMSVNGFAFCAALEFPTAPLLEALPAVDGVSLSGTGPSYVAVGDRTALEDVRERWEARAGTTRLVETRNDGARTL encoded by the coding sequence ATGAACGGCCAGGCCGCCGCCCCCGCGGCCGGAACGGTACTCAACGCGCTCGCGACCGGGACGGGGTCGGCGTTCGCGATCGACCTCGAGACGACGGCCGCCGTCGAACTCGTCGACGACGGCGAGGTAACGGCCGAGATCGCCGGTCACCCCGACGCCGACACCGCGCTCGTCGAACGCTGCGTCGAGCGCACCCTCGAGCGGTACGCCGCCGACGCCGGGCTCGCAGAGACCGCCGTCGGCGCCGACGTCAGAACCGAAAGCGAGGTGCCGATGGCCTCCGGGCTGAAGAGTTCGAGCGCCGCCGCCAACGCGACGGTGCTCGCGACGCTCGACGCACTCGAGATCGCGGACGCGGTCGAGCCCGTCGACGCCTGCCGACTCGGGGTGCAGGCGGCCCGCGACGCCGGCGTCACCGCCACCGGCGCGTTCGACGACGCCAGCGCGAGCATGCTCGGCGGCGTCACCGTTACCGACAACACCGCAGACGAGCTGCTCGCGCGCGAACGCGTCGAGTGGGAGGCCCTCATCTACACCCCGCCCGAGCGGTCGTTCAGCGCCGACGCGGACGTCAGCGCCTGCGAGCGGATCGCCCCCCTCGCGGAGCTGATCGCCGAACTCGCCCTCGAGGGGCGCTACGGCGAGGCGATGTCCGTCAACGGCTTCGCGTTCTGCGCCGCCCTCGAGTTCCCGACGGCACCGCTGCTCGAGGCGCTGCCCGCAGTCGACGGCGTCTCGCTGTCCGGAACCGGCCCGAGCTACGTCGCCGTCGGCGACCGGACGGCGCTCGAGGACGTCCGCGAGCGGTGGGAGGCTCGAGCGGGAACGACGCGGCTGGTAGAGACGCGAAACGACGGAGCACGAACACTATGA
- a CDS encoding DUF5796 family protein, which translates to MSTRSNVAPSTLSVDLVDGGVVVQYLDGRETFYNGVPERVEGAVKTPPGKEVHVLVTDTDGVEGVMTYVNDRNTHNDILEATGVGRLMLAPDEREELFPGVAVETEGYSVRVEADLEVVDGRVFVFAEDEMSEHAYELTG; encoded by the coding sequence ATGAGCACGCGCAGTAACGTCGCTCCCAGCACGCTGTCGGTCGACCTCGTCGACGGCGGCGTCGTCGTCCAGTACCTCGACGGCCGGGAGACGTTCTACAACGGCGTTCCCGAGCGGGTCGAGGGGGCGGTCAAGACGCCCCCCGGGAAGGAAGTGCACGTTCTCGTCACCGACACAGACGGCGTCGAGGGCGTGATGACGTACGTCAACGACCGCAACACCCACAACGACATCCTCGAGGCGACCGGCGTCGGTCGGCTCATGCTCGCGCCCGACGAGCGCGAGGAGCTGTTCCCCGGTGTCGCGGTCGAAACTGAGGGGTACTCCGTTCGCGTCGAGGCGGACCTCGAGGTCGTCGACGGCCGCGTCTTCGTCTTCGCCGAGGACGAGATGAGCGAGCACGCCTACGAACTGACCGGCTGA
- a CDS encoding 3-hydroxyacyl-CoA dehydrogenase family protein: MQIAVLGAGSMGHGIAQVSAMAGHTVVLRDIDEEFVESGLEGIRDNLQGGVDRDKVTETEREETLERLEGTTDLEAAVADADLVIEAVPEEMDLKKEVFSDVEAAAPESAVIASNTSSLSISEMASALETPERVVGLHFFNPPHLMDLVEIVVAEQTDEATEAFALEYVEGIEKEPVVVRDSAGFASSRLGLALGLEAIRMVESGVASPEAIDTAMKQGYGHPMGPIELGDHVGLDVRLHIAEHLRKELGERFKPPQSLRRKVRAGKLGKKSGEGFYVWEDGDPVAMSGEWGEDGE; encoded by the coding sequence ATGCAAATCGCAGTTCTCGGCGCCGGAAGCATGGGCCACGGGATCGCACAGGTCTCGGCGATGGCGGGCCACACCGTCGTCCTCCGAGACATCGACGAGGAGTTCGTCGAGAGCGGCCTCGAGGGCATCCGCGACAACCTCCAGGGCGGCGTCGACCGAGACAAGGTCACCGAGACGGAGCGCGAGGAAACCCTCGAGCGACTCGAGGGGACGACCGATCTCGAGGCGGCGGTCGCCGATGCCGACCTCGTGATCGAAGCGGTACCCGAGGAGATGGACCTGAAGAAGGAGGTCTTCTCGGATGTCGAGGCAGCCGCCCCCGAATCGGCGGTGATCGCCTCGAACACCTCCTCGCTGTCGATAAGCGAGATGGCGAGTGCGCTCGAGACCCCCGAACGGGTCGTCGGCCTCCACTTCTTCAACCCGCCGCACCTGATGGATCTCGTCGAGATCGTCGTCGCGGAGCAGACCGACGAGGCGACGGAGGCGTTCGCGCTCGAGTACGTCGAGGGAATCGAGAAAGAACCCGTCGTCGTCCGGGACAGCGCCGGCTTCGCGAGTTCGCGACTGGGGCTTGCGCTGGGACTCGAGGCGATCCGGATGGTCGAATCCGGCGTCGCCAGCCCCGAGGCGATCGACACGGCGATGAAACAGGGATACGGCCACCCGATGGGGCCGATCGAACTCGGCGACCACGTCGGTCTCGACGTGCGACTCCACATCGCCGAACACCTCCGGAAGGAACTCGGCGAGCGGTTCAAGCCGCCGCAGTCACTGCGGCGGAAGGTCCGTGCGGGAAAGCTCGGCAAGAAGTCCGGTGAGGGATTCTACGTCTGGGAAGACGGCGATCCCGTCGCGATGAGCGGCGAGTGGGGTGAGGACGGTGAGTGA
- a CDS encoding ribbon-helix-helix domain-containing protein, producing the protein MSEAATNNGDDEIVTVNFKVTRSFLNEIEDTWQGRGFNSRSEFIRYTLRDAVEHPTFDRDELVALLQAEGDFREKRTMSAEEARERFGTDDTNE; encoded by the coding sequence ATGTCCGAAGCAGCCACAAACAACGGCGACGACGAGATTGTCACGGTAAACTTCAAAGTCACACGGTCGTTTCTCAACGAGATCGAAGACACGTGGCAAGGACGAGGATTCAACAGCCGTAGCGAATTTATTCGGTATACCTTACGCGATGCCGTCGAACATCCCACGTTCGACCGCGATGAACTTGTCGCACTCCTTCAAGCGGAGGGGGATTTCCGTGAAAAACGGACGATGAGCGCCGAAGAAGCACGCGAACGATTCGGCACTGACGACACGAATGAGTGA
- the udk gene encoding uridine kinase codes for MSIPSFVIGIAGGTGAGKTTVAREVADTVGEAVTRIPLDNYYKDLSHLAYEERTEVNYDHPSAFEWELLSDHLDSLLMGQPVEMPQYDFEIHNRKDETVRVEPTDVIVLEGILALYDETINDMLDLRVYVMTDADVRILRRIQRDVIDRGRGLEGVITQYLNTVKPMHEQFVAPTKKHADIIIPEGANRMAIDLLTEKVEAELVGDDVDVLDELASESLEGATEQDSAAGSDDGGGTERW; via the coding sequence ATGAGTATTCCCTCGTTCGTTATCGGCATCGCGGGGGGGACCGGTGCCGGCAAGACGACGGTCGCGCGCGAGGTCGCGGACACCGTCGGCGAGGCCGTCACCCGGATCCCGCTCGACAACTACTACAAGGACCTCTCACACCTCGCCTACGAGGAGCGCACGGAGGTCAACTACGACCACCCCTCGGCGTTCGAGTGGGAACTGCTGTCGGATCACCTCGACTCGCTGCTGATGGGCCAGCCCGTCGAGATGCCCCAGTACGACTTCGAGATCCACAACCGCAAGGACGAGACCGTCCGCGTCGAGCCGACGGACGTGATCGTTCTCGAGGGCATTCTCGCGCTGTACGACGAGACTATCAACGATATGCTCGACCTTCGGGTGTACGTCATGACCGACGCCGACGTCCGCATCCTCCGGCGGATCCAGCGGGACGTGATCGACCGCGGCCGCGGCCTCGAGGGCGTCATCACGCAGTACCTGAACACGGTGAAACCGATGCACGAACAGTTCGTCGCGCCGACGAAAAAGCACGCCGACATCATCATCCCGGAGGGGGCAAACCGGATGGCCATCGACCTGCTGACCGAGAAGGTCGAGGCCGAACTCGTCGGCGACGACGTCGACGTACTCGACGAACTGGCGAGCGAGTCACTGGAGGGGGCGACGGAACAGGATTCCGCGGCCGGCTCGGACGACGGCGGGGGAACCGAACGCTGGTGA
- a CDS encoding DUF7128 family protein — protein MVVQTQRDDATWYECEACGLLFDDQSDAQEHEKRCDAEEPSYIQ, from the coding sequence ATGGTGGTCCAGACCCAGCGCGACGACGCCACCTGGTACGAGTGTGAAGCCTGCGGGCTTCTGTTCGACGATCAGTCGGACGCACAGGAACACGAGAAGCGGTGTGACGCCGAGGAGCCGTCGTACATCCAGTGA
- a CDS encoding PIN domain-containing protein, with the protein MTVYVETDFLLALAKDSDWLQRSAEEALDEYEVETSAFSYLELLLARERYEFDYIPLVANLLELAPVRDEEEKQIVLKAVTYYEEGMTSFDAFHAATAETRGMDVLSSEKEYEDIEVERVPLEPTDEE; encoded by the coding sequence ATGACGGTATACGTTGAAACGGACTTCCTGCTGGCGCTCGCGAAGGACTCCGATTGGTTGCAGCGTTCGGCTGAGGAGGCGCTGGATGAATACGAAGTCGAAACGTCGGCGTTTTCGTACCTGGAACTGCTCCTCGCCCGGGAACGGTACGAGTTCGACTACATACCACTCGTCGCGAACCTCCTGGAACTCGCCCCTGTGCGGGACGAAGAAGAGAAACAGATCGTTTTGAAAGCCGTCACCTACTACGAGGAGGGGATGACGTCGTTCGACGCGTTCCATGCAGCAACTGCGGAGACACGGGGCATGGACGTGCTTTCGTCCGAAAAAGAATACGAGGACATCGAGGTGGAGAGAGTACCGTTAGAACCGACCGACGAGGAATGA
- a CDS encoding CDC48 family AAA ATPase yields MSDSDADGVTLSVRAAEKRDAGRGVARIPEVARRTLGVLSGDTVVIEGEERTVAKMWPADPTIPETVVQIDGDTRANAGVHVGDTVVVTAKDKATIREANTVTLSPPASLSDAESRLAERVANQKLRNRPIRSGEQVRIEGVAAEPFRVVETDPGGDVRITGSTTILVFDDGGSGETQPAAATDSSQSDDEPAPEPPSGVTYEDIGGLDEELELVREMIELPLSEPELFQRLGVEPPSGVLLYGPPGTGKTLIARAVANEVEANFLTISGPEIMSKYKGESEEQLRETFEEARANAPTIIFFDEIDSIAGTRDDDGDAENRIVGQLLTLMDGLDGRGEVIVIGATNRVDSIDPALRRGGRFDREIQIGVPDETGRREILEVHTRGMPLAEDVGVEKIASRTHGFVGADLDAVASEAAMAAIRRRPTDAEERAEWNRDPEVTKADFDTALASVEPSAMREYVAESPNTDFSNVGGLEDAKQTLRESVEWPLTYDRLFEATNTRPPSGVLLYGPPGTGKTLLARALAGETDVNFVRVDGPEIVDRYVGESEKAIRKVFERARQAAPSIVFFDEIDAIAGTRGESHEVTERVVSQLLTELDGMRENPNLVVLAATNRKDFIDPALLRPGRLDTHVLVPEPDHEARRKILEVHTRGKPIADDVDLEELADDLEGYTGADLEALVRDASMKAIREVATEHGPAAANERADEVLIERRHFEAARESLEGEVSD; encoded by the coding sequence ATGAGCGACTCGGATGCGGACGGCGTAACCCTCTCCGTGCGAGCGGCCGAAAAGCGCGACGCCGGACGGGGGGTCGCGCGGATACCGGAAGTGGCGCGGCGGACGCTCGGCGTGCTCAGCGGCGACACCGTCGTGATCGAGGGCGAAGAGCGGACGGTCGCGAAGATGTGGCCGGCCGATCCGACGATTCCCGAGACGGTCGTCCAGATCGACGGCGACACGCGGGCGAACGCGGGCGTTCACGTCGGCGATACCGTCGTCGTCACCGCGAAGGACAAGGCCACGATCCGGGAGGCGAACACGGTAACGCTGTCGCCGCCGGCCTCGCTTTCGGACGCCGAGTCGCGGCTGGCGGAGAGAGTCGCGAACCAGAAGCTCCGGAACCGTCCGATCCGCAGCGGCGAACAGGTCCGGATCGAGGGGGTCGCCGCCGAACCGTTCCGGGTCGTCGAGACCGACCCCGGCGGCGACGTCCGGATCACGGGCTCGACGACGATCCTCGTCTTCGACGACGGCGGGTCCGGCGAGACGCAGCCGGCGGCCGCCACCGACTCCTCGCAGTCGGACGACGAGCCGGCGCCCGAACCGCCCTCCGGGGTCACCTACGAGGACATCGGCGGTCTCGACGAGGAGCTCGAACTCGTCCGCGAGATGATCGAACTCCCGCTCTCGGAGCCCGAACTGTTCCAGCGGCTGGGCGTCGAACCGCCCTCCGGCGTGTTGCTGTACGGCCCGCCGGGCACCGGAAAGACGCTGATCGCCCGCGCGGTCGCCAACGAGGTCGAGGCGAACTTCCTCACCATCTCCGGGCCGGAGATCATGTCGAAGTACAAAGGCGAGAGCGAAGAACAGCTCCGCGAGACGTTCGAGGAGGCCCGCGCCAACGCGCCGACGATCATCTTCTTCGACGAGATCGACTCGATCGCCGGCACTCGAGACGACGACGGCGACGCCGAAAATCGTATCGTGGGACAGCTCCTGACGCTGATGGACGGTCTCGACGGCCGCGGCGAGGTGATCGTCATCGGGGCGACCAACCGGGTCGACTCGATCGACCCCGCGCTGCGCCGGGGCGGCCGGTTCGACCGCGAGATCCAGATCGGCGTCCCCGACGAGACGGGTCGTCGGGAGATCCTCGAGGTCCACACCCGCGGGATGCCGCTGGCGGAGGACGTGGGCGTCGAGAAGATCGCTTCGCGGACCCACGGGTTCGTCGGGGCGGACCTCGACGCGGTCGCGAGCGAGGCGGCGATGGCGGCGATCCGACGGCGGCCGACCGACGCCGAGGAGCGCGCCGAGTGGAACCGCGATCCGGAGGTGACGAAGGCCGACTTCGACACCGCGCTCGCGTCGGTCGAACCCTCCGCGATGCGCGAGTACGTCGCCGAGTCCCCCAACACGGACTTCTCGAACGTCGGGGGACTCGAGGACGCCAAACAGACCCTCCGGGAGTCCGTCGAGTGGCCGCTGACCTACGACCGGCTGTTCGAGGCGACGAACACCCGGCCGCCCTCCGGCGTGTTGCTCTACGGCCCGCCGGGCACCGGGAAGACGCTGCTCGCGCGGGCGCTGGCCGGCGAGACGGACGTCAACTTCGTCCGCGTCGACGGCCCCGAGATCGTCGACCGCTACGTCGGGGAGTCGGAGAAGGCGATCCGGAAGGTGTTCGAGCGCGCCCGCCAGGCCGCCCCGTCGATCGTCTTCTTCGACGAGATCGACGCCATCGCGGGGACCAGAGGGGAGAGCCACGAGGTGACCGAGCGGGTCGTCTCGCAGCTGCTGACCGAACTCGACGGGATGCGCGAGAACCCCAACCTCGTGGTGCTCGCGGCGACCAACCGCAAGGACTTCATCGACCCCGCGCTGCTCCGACCGGGCCGGCTCGACACCCACGTCCTCGTTCCCGAACCCGACCACGAGGCCCGCCGGAAGATCCTCGAGGTCCACACTCGCGGGAAGCCGATCGCCGACGACGTCGACCTCGAGGAGCTGGCCGACGACCTCGAGGGGTACACCGGTGCGGACCTCGAGGCGCTCGTCCGGGACGCCTCGATGAAGGCGATCCGCGAGGTCGCGACCGAACACGGCCCCGCGGCGGCCAACGAGCGGGCCGACGAGGTGCTGATCGAGCGACGGCACTTCGAGGCCGCCCGGGAGAGCCTCGAGGGTGAAGTGAGCGACTGA